A single region of the Acidobacteriota bacterium genome encodes:
- a CDS encoding DUF5615 family PIN-like protein: MKILIDMNLSPDWVEVFAKHGITAVHWSAVGDPRAADTVLMDWARDNNYVVFTHDLDFGTALALTKAESPSVIQVRTQDITPAHLEKPVIDVLQNHESLMQAR, translated from the coding sequence ATGAAGATTCTGATTGATATGAATCTGTCACCCGATTGGGTGGAGGTATTTGCCAAGCACGGAATTACAGCGGTTCATTGGTCAGCCGTTGGCGACCCGCGCGCCGCAGATACTGTTTTGATGGATTGGGCACGGGATAATAATTATGTTGTTTTCACACACGATCTGGACTTTGGTACGGCTTTGGCGTTGACGAAAGCCGAAAGTCCGAGCGTCATTCAAGTCCGCACACAAGATATAACGCCCGCCCATCTGGAAAAACCTGTCATTGACGTTTTACAAAACCACGAATCGTTGATGCAGGCGCGTTGA
- a CDS encoding DUF433 domain-containing protein has translation MKQLTRITFDPKVMGGKPCIRGLRVTVGAIVGLIASGYSTAEILKLYPYLEEEDLREALAYAAWRAEEIELPLVTT, from the coding sequence ATGAAACAGCTAACACGAATTACATTCGACCCGAAGGTGATGGGCGGCAAGCCCTGCATTCGCGGTTTGCGTGTCACGGTCGGCGCGATTGTCGGGTTAATCGCTTCCGGTTATTCAACCGCCGAAATTCTGAAACTGTATCCCTACCTTGAAGAAGAAGATTTACGCGAAGCCTTGGCGTATGCTGCGTGGCGCGCTGAAGAGATTGAACTGCCGTTAGTGACCACATGA
- a CDS encoding DUF1697 domain-containing protein — MPKYIAFLRAINVGGHTVKMDALRLLFEEMEFSNVETFIASGNVIFDSPGKHPQPLEQKIEKHLKEKLGYAVATFIRSTVELATIAQYQPFSDAELSGEGHGIYIAFLPDEPTGEAQQKMLSMQTTVDAFHFHQREMYWLCRTRFSESLFKGNMEKILGMSATMRNSTTVKKLVAKYS, encoded by the coding sequence ATGCCGAAATATATTGCGTTCCTTAGAGCCATCAACGTTGGTGGGCATACCGTAAAAATGGATGCGTTGCGGTTGCTGTTTGAAGAGATGGAATTCTCAAATGTTGAAACTTTTATTGCCAGCGGCAATGTCATATTCGATTCGCCCGGTAAACACCCGCAACCGCTCGAACAGAAAATTGAAAAACACTTAAAAGAAAAACTCGGTTACGCGGTTGCAACATTCATCCGGTCTACTGTGGAACTCGCAACTATCGCTCAGTACCAACCGTTCAGCGATGCGGAACTCAGCGGCGAAGGGCACGGCATCTACATCGCTTTTTTGCCTGATGAACCAACCGGCGAAGCGCAACAGAAAATGCTTTCCATGCAAACGACGGTTGACGCATTCCATTTTCATCAACGCGAAATGTATTGGCTGTGTCGAACCCGTTTCAGCGAAAGTTTATTTAAAGGGAATATGGAAAAGATTCTTGGAATGTCCGCAACCATGCGCAATTCAACCACAGTTAAAAAACTGGTCGCGAAATATTCATAA
- a CDS encoding alpha/beta hydrolase-fold protein, with protein sequence MKFTVLSIFIFLMLPLKTDASSEKIVKDSITSQGKQRTYHLFVPESLSPTTPAPLIVLLHGSGRNGLSLVEKWKDKAKQEGLIIVGPDSWDSSQWVTPVDGPDFLHELVEAIKSKYLINPRKVYLFGHSGGAIFALYMSLYESQYFAATAVHAGAIQPEDYPIFDYAKRKIPMAIFVGTKDPYFPLTVVRSTRDELKKREFPGELTEIPNHNHSYYDLAATINNSVWEFLKKHELAEDPRYQQYDFKK encoded by the coding sequence ATGAAATTTACTGTGTTAAGCATCTTTATATTCCTGATGCTCCCGCTGAAGACAGATGCATCATCAGAAAAGATTGTAAAAGATTCGATAACCTCACAAGGCAAACAGCGCACTTACCACTTATTTGTTCCTGAAAGTTTATCGCCCACAACACCGGCACCGCTTATTGTGTTGCTACATGGTTCAGGACGTAATGGCTTATCTTTAGTCGAAAAGTGGAAAGATAAAGCAAAGCAGGAGGGGCTAATCATTGTTGGCCCGGATTCTTGGGATTCGTCCCAATGGGTTACGCCTGTTGACGGTCCCGATTTTTTACATGAATTAGTCGAAGCCATCAAATCAAAATACCTAATAAATCCCCGCAAAGTATATTTATTCGGTCACTCAGGCGGCGCAATCTTCGCGCTCTACATGTCCTTGTATGAATCGCAATACTTTGCTGCCACTGCCGTTCATGCAGGTGCCATTCAACCGGAAGATTATCCGATTTTTGATTACGCAAAGCGAAAGATACCGATGGCAATATTCGTTGGGACAAAAGACCCGTACTTTCCTTTGACGGTTGTACGCTCAACCCGCGACGAATTAAAAAAGCGGGAATTCCCTGGTGAATTGACTGAAATTCCCAATCACAATCATTCGTATTATGATCTTGCGGCAACCATTAACAATAGTGTCTGGGAATTCTTAAAAAAGCATGAACTGGCTGAAGACCCGCGCTATCAGCAGTATGATTTCAAGAAATAA
- a CDS encoding biopolymer transporter TolR, protein MKNRRCHLPKALGVVLFLIFISTIQAFSQQNSVGIFEGQTDVGKPAQSGSAIFDAENQRYTLSGSGSNMWAERDEFHFVWKRLRGNFILQTQAQFVGKGVEAHRKIGWMVRSTLEPNSAHVNATVHGDGLTSLQYRKTAGGITEEIKSPVKGADIIQLEKRGNNYVMSVARFGDTFTDSQISDMPLGDEVYVGLYVCSHNQAVTEKAVYQNTRIIIPAAENFVPYRDYIGSNLEIMDMATGSRKIIYTSPDSLQAPNWTKDGKTLIYNSKGKLFGFDLATKIPRVIDTDFATGNNNDHVLSFDGKWLGISHHSRDDGNKSIIYVVPVGGGKPRRVTAKGHSYLHGWSPDGKFLIYTAERNGEFDIYKIPSAGGEEVNLTNSKGLDDGSEYAPDGKYIYFNSARSGTMQLWRMKADGSNPEQLTNDEFNNWFPHLSPNGKWVVFLSFLKEVSPNDHPFYKQVYLRLMPVQGGQAKVIAYVYGGQGTINVPSWSPDSKKIAFISNTQMK, encoded by the coding sequence ATGAAAAACCGTAGATGTCACCTGCCGAAAGCTTTGGGGGTTGTCTTATTCCTGATTTTTATTTCAACCATTCAAGCTTTCTCTCAACAAAATTCCGTTGGCATATTTGAAGGGCAAACCGATGTCGGCAAGCCTGCCCAAAGCGGTTCGGCAATTTTCGATGCCGAAAACCAGCGCTATACCCTCAGCGGTTCCGGCAGCAATATGTGGGCAGAGCGCGATGAATTTCATTTCGTCTGGAAACGTTTGCGGGGCAATTTCATTCTGCAAACCCAGGCGCAATTTGTCGGCAAAGGTGTTGAGGCGCACAGAAAAATCGGCTGGATGGTGCGTTCGACTTTGGAACCCAATTCGGCGCATGTGAATGCCACCGTGCATGGTGACGGGCTTACGTCTTTGCAGTATCGTAAAACCGCAGGCGGCATCACCGAAGAAATCAAATCACCGGTCAAAGGCGCGGACATTATTCAACTGGAAAAGAGAGGCAACAACTATGTGATGTCGGTTGCGCGATTCGGCGACACCTTTACGGATTCTCAAATTTCCGACATGCCGCTGGGCGATGAAGTTTATGTGGGGCTGTATGTCTGTTCGCATAACCAGGCAGTGACCGAAAAAGCGGTTTATCAAAATACCCGAATCATTATTCCTGCCGCAGAAAATTTTGTTCCTTACAGAGATTACATCGGCAGCAATCTGGAAATCATGGATATGGCAACGGGCAGCCGAAAAATCATTTATACTTCGCCCGATTCCCTGCAAGCGCCCAACTGGACAAAGGACGGCAAGACTCTCATCTATAACAGCAAAGGCAAACTTTTTGGTTTCGATTTGGCTACCAAAATCCCTCGGGTCATTGATACGGATTTTGCGACCGGCAACAACAACGACCATGTGTTGTCTTTTGATGGCAAGTGGCTGGGGATTAGTCATCACAGTCGAGACGACGGCAACAAATCGATTATTTATGTGGTGCCGGTTGGCGGCGGCAAACCGCGACGGGTGACCGCTAAAGGGCATTCTTATCTGCACGGCTGGTCGCCGGATGGCAAGTTTTTAATTTACACGGCAGAGCGCAACGGCGAATTTGATATTTATAAAATCCCTTCGGCGGGCGGCGAAGAGGTGAATCTCACGAATTCCAAAGGACTCGATGACGGTTCGGAATACGCGCCCGATGGCAAATACATTTACTTCAATTCGGCGCGCAGCGGGACGATGCAACTCTGGCGCATGAAAGCCGATGGCAGCAATCCTGAACAATTAACCAATGACGAATTCAACAACTGGTTCCCGCACCTTTCGCCGAATGGCAAATGGGTGGTGTTTTTATCGTTTTTAAAAGAGGTTTCACCGAACGACCATCCGTTTTACAAACAGGTTTACCTGCGATTGATGCCGGTTCAAGGCGGTCAAGCGAAAGTCATCGCTTATGTGTACGGCGGTCAAGGAACCATCAATGTCCCCTCGTGGTCGCCCGACAGCAAAAAAATCGCCTTCATCAGCAACACCCAGATGAAGTGA
- the tsaA gene encoding tRNA (N6-threonylcarbamoyladenosine(37)-N6)-methyltransferase TrmO, producing the protein MSAIGYVRNAYTEKSQIPKGCGAEHTAEGTLEILPEFAEGLMDIEGFSHLFVIWAFHQSEGYSLISHPPSDDRPHGVFATRAPRRPNPIGLTVVELVSRDGANLHVKGVDMLDGTPILDIKPYLSVVPIDKLKRGWLAEAEARRNSGLQTGS; encoded by the coding sequence ATGTCAGCAATTGGATATGTTCGCAATGCCTACACGGAAAAATCGCAGATTCCCAAAGGTTGTGGCGCGGAACACACCGCCGAAGGAACGCTGGAAATTTTGCCGGAGTTTGCCGAAGGGTTGATGGACATCGAAGGCTTTTCTCATCTCTTCGTCATCTGGGCTTTTCATCAATCGGAAGGCTACAGTCTTATCAGTCACCCGCCATCGGATGATCGCCCGCACGGGGTGTTTGCGACCCGCGCCCCGCGCCGCCCCAATCCCATAGGGCTGACGGTGGTCGAACTCGTCAGTCGAGACGGCGCAAACCTGCACGTTAAAGGTGTCGATATGCTCGACGGCACCCCGATTCTCGACATCAAGCCCTATTTATCGGTGGTTCCGATTGATAAATTGAAACGCGGCTGGCTTGCCGAAGCCGAAGCGCGCCGCAATAGCGGTCTTCAAACCGGCAGTTAG
- the nhaA gene encoding Na+/H+ antiporter NhaA: MSIVKRKLSQAFKNFFDSEKSSGVILIICTAVSLAITNSPFGATYLGFWHQSIIGLSIEHWINDALMAVFFLLIGLELERELYVGELSDFKNALLPIFAALGGIGVPALIHFILNNGTPTQAGIGIPMATDIAFALGALAILGDRIPASLKVFLTALAVIDDLGAIIVIAIFYTAKLATGYLLGALGVFALLVVLNRLRVMNLIPYLIGGALMWFFMLKSGVHATIAGVLLAFAIPFTGKEDDAKSPSHKIEHALHKPVAYLILPIFALANTGIVIANNWYQDLTTANSAGIILGLVTGKPLGITLISFLVVAIGLCRLPLDLNWKHIFGAGLLGGIGFTMSIFITNLAFVGEANIVNASKMAILLSSLTAGIIGFLWLRFFTMPEAIDDDLEAMDFAANETEATI, translated from the coding sequence ATGAGCATAGTTAAAAGAAAATTATCCCAAGCCTTCAAAAACTTTTTCGATTCTGAAAAATCAAGCGGCGTAATTTTAATTATCTGCACCGCCGTTTCGCTGGCAATCACCAATTCGCCATTCGGGGCGACGTATTTGGGTTTCTGGCATCAATCTATCATTGGGTTAAGCATCGAACATTGGATTAATGATGCGCTGATGGCGGTCTTCTTTTTGCTCATCGGTCTGGAATTGGAGCGCGAACTCTATGTCGGTGAATTGTCGGATTTCAAAAATGCCCTGCTGCCGATTTTTGCGGCGCTCGGTGGCATCGGAGTTCCCGCGTTAATTCATTTCATTTTAAATAATGGCACCCCGACACAAGCCGGTATTGGCATTCCGATGGCAACCGACATCGCCTTTGCGCTGGGCGCTCTGGCGATCTTGGGCGACCGCATTCCCGCCTCGCTCAAAGTTTTTCTAACGGCGCTTGCCGTGATTGACGATCTCGGCGCGATTATCGTCATTGCGATTTTTTATACAGCGAAACTGGCAACGGGTTATTTACTGGGGGCGTTGGGCGTCTTTGCATTGCTTGTCGTTCTCAATCGTTTGCGGGTGATGAATTTGATTCCCTATTTAATCGGCGGCGCGTTGATGTGGTTTTTCATGTTGAAATCGGGAGTTCACGCGACCATCGCCGGCGTGTTGCTGGCATTTGCGATTCCCTTCACCGGCAAAGAGGATGATGCAAAATCACCATCACACAAAATCGAACACGCCTTACATAAACCTGTAGCCTATCTCATTCTGCCAATCTTTGCGCTCGCCAACACCGGTATTGTGATTGCGAATAACTGGTATCAGGATTTAACCACCGCAAACAGTGCAGGCATTATTCTCGGATTGGTGACCGGAAAACCCCTGGGGATTACTTTGATTAGTTTTCTGGTGGTCGCGATTGGGCTATGCCGGTTACCGCTTGATTTAAATTGGAAGCACATCTTTGGCGCGGGGCTGTTGGGTGGCATTGGATTTACGATGTCAATTTTTATTACCAATCTCGCATTCGTTGGCGAAGCGAATATCGTCAATGCCTCGAAAATGGCGATTTTATTATCTTCGTTGACGGCTGGCATAATCGGTTTTCTATGGTTGAGATTTTTCACCATGCCGGAAGCGATTGATGATGACCTTGAGGCGATGGATTTTGCAGCCAATGAAACTGAAGCCACGATATAA
- a CDS encoding SLC13 family permease encodes MEIAIVLGLLLIAVIMFAMERLSVDVITLLLLMGLVTTGILTPLEAFAGFSNDIIIILASIFVISGALQQSGIMDILAARLYQFARGGRNRLLLAMMVIIGSISSFMNNTTATAIFIPPVMGVAKTANLSPSKLLMPLAFASILGGTCTLIGTSTNVAVSGFISRSGMPALRLFEITPIGLMLLGVGIIYLLFIGQRLLPEYREESLTEEYDIREYLSEIVIPRGSMLIGQKIFHSSLSQIGFRILEVLRGDTRFIPDASTIIQSGDVLLVEGRISDLMKVKETADIEIRPEVKLFDDSLQTGEIRMAEVIVTPQSDLIGKTLKEVNFRLRYGMVVLAFNRHGRLVTEKVGNIRLRMGDLLLIQGSTDQLEYVRRHPDMWILEEIRPSVNRAKKGGYIVACLAIAVIVGGLGWLPLSIVFLGAALLTILLKTITIEEAYEYINWKLIILIGGMMAFGMAMEKTGAAEFLAKGIVEGLEPFGIRVVLAGLFLLTILLTQPMSNAAAALVVLPIAMQTAQKLGANQRSFAIAIMLAASISFIAPFEPACILVYGPGKYQFRDFIKTGALLTFILMLVVLFILPVFWPLFPR; translated from the coding sequence ATGGAAATAGCTATTGTTCTGGGACTGTTACTAATAGCCGTCATCATGTTTGCCATGGAACGACTTTCCGTGGATGTCATCACGCTGCTGTTGTTAATGGGACTGGTAACCACAGGAATCCTCACACCACTTGAGGCATTTGCCGGTTTCAGTAATGACATCATTATCATCCTTGCGTCGATATTTGTGATCAGCGGGGCGTTACAACAAAGCGGTATTATGGATATTCTGGCAGCGCGACTTTATCAATTTGCGCGAGGCGGTCGCAATCGCCTTCTGCTTGCCATGATGGTCATCATCGGCAGCATCTCTTCATTTATGAATAACACCACGGCAACAGCAATTTTTATTCCGCCGGTAATGGGTGTAGCCAAGACCGCTAACCTGAGTCCGTCAAAATTACTGATGCCCTTAGCCTTTGCCTCAATACTGGGCGGCACCTGCACATTGATCGGCACGTCTACGAATGTTGCGGTCAGCGGGTTTATATCCCGGTCAGGAATGCCTGCCCTCAGATTGTTTGAGATCACTCCGATTGGCTTGATGCTTTTAGGAGTAGGCATTATTTATCTGCTGTTTATTGGTCAGCGTTTGCTGCCGGAGTACCGCGAAGAAAGCCTGACCGAAGAGTATGACATTCGCGAGTATCTCAGCGAGATAGTCATTCCCCGTGGTTCAATGCTAATTGGGCAGAAGATTTTCCATTCGAGTTTGTCGCAAATAGGCTTTCGGATTCTCGAAGTTCTGCGTGGCGATACTCGGTTTATTCCCGATGCATCAACAATCATCCAATCCGGTGATGTTCTGCTGGTCGAAGGGCGGATCAGCGATTTGATGAAAGTCAAGGAAACCGCCGATATCGAGATTCGACCGGAAGTCAAACTTTTCGATGACAGTTTGCAGACCGGCGAAATTCGCATGGCAGAGGTCATTGTGACGCCGCAATCGGATTTAATTGGCAAAACCCTAAAAGAGGTCAATTTTCGTTTGCGATATGGAATGGTGGTACTGGCATTTAATCGTCACGGTCGGTTGGTAACCGAAAAGGTCGGAAATATTCGCTTGCGCATGGGTGACTTGCTGCTCATTCAAGGATCAACCGATCAACTCGAATATGTGCGTCGTCACCCGGATATGTGGATATTGGAAGAGATTCGCCCATCTGTAAACCGAGCAAAGAAAGGTGGATATATTGTCGCTTGTTTGGCAATTGCGGTCATCGTCGGTGGGCTTGGATGGTTGCCGCTGTCAATCGTTTTTTTAGGGGCGGCGCTCCTGACCATCCTGCTCAAGACCATCACGATTGAAGAAGCCTATGAATATATCAATTGGAAATTAATCATTTTGATTGGCGGTATGATGGCTTTTGGCATGGCAATGGAAAAAACCGGAGCGGCTGAATTTCTTGCCAAAGGAATTGTCGAAGGGCTTGAACCATTTGGTATCAGAGTGGTTTTGGCAGGGCTTTTCCTGCTAACCATTTTGCTCACGCAACCCATGTCAAATGCGGCGGCAGCGTTGGTGGTGCTGCCGATTGCCATGCAGACAGCGCAGAAGTTGGGAGCCAATCAACGGAGTTTCGCGATTGCTATTATGCTGGCAGCGTCTATTTCTTTCATCGCGCCCTTTGAGCCTGCCTGCATACTGGTTTATGGTCCTGGCAAATACCAGTTTAGGGATTTTATTAAGACAGGAGCACTGCTGACTTTCATCCTCATGCTGGTCGTTTTATTTATCCTGCCGGTTTTTTGGCCATTATTCCCCCGCTGA
- a CDS encoding DUF389 domain-containing protein, with the protein MQQVEDRPTVNRSGVGRFGDWFANHLGVNPLRKQELYVDISKSATLRDVAYWLQILFAAGIATMGLILNSPAVIIGAMLISPLMGPILAGGLSLAAGDLILGVRSLLSLVLSCLVAVSFAVVLVSLLPFREMTDEIAARTQPNTLDFIIALFSGAIGSIAICKEVKGVVTSIPGVAIAVALMPPLCVIGYGMGIALSVSGSEGMQVARGGGLLFLTNLVAITFTAMIVFLALHIGTDEVKSIARKWQNEDTESAFFKRALGRYALREGARKLDSLTVRFVMILIPILMILIPLSQSFNQLKNEIIRKQNANRLERLVTEVWQQNFSQLPSGEPRSYLDEVNIAEQGEKLTIFLRVFTSLPYSPVEKTELTKLLATRLGRPRDSISCQLVDVPTASGQDFLAKARTEKSKETPPTVAQLKTRFWDGIDRALASLRLPTGTQMVGYRTVTSPTAAMQITLSYLGGHEMDNDARTIITEEIRARFADPEVVVNYERIPSDFGPLLFGRNQADLPTTRARLLDGVGQSLQQMPTLYLEIIANAEPGEKATIAEERAQAIRNYLAQRWQVSPDRIKVTLRTNSDRSALIKLQLAEAAS; encoded by the coding sequence GATAGACCAACCGTGAACCGTTCCGGCGTTGGGCGGTTTGGTGATTGGTTCGCCAATCATCTTGGGGTAAACCCGCTGCGCAAACAAGAGCTTTATGTTGACATCTCCAAATCGGCTACGCTCCGGGATGTTGCCTATTGGCTGCAAATTCTTTTCGCTGCCGGAATCGCTACGATGGGTCTGATTCTCAACAGCCCGGCTGTGATTATCGGCGCAATGCTCATTTCGCCATTGATGGGACCGATTCTCGCTGGCGGACTATCGCTTGCAGCCGGTGACCTCATTTTGGGAGTTCGCTCGCTGTTGAGTCTGGTTTTGAGTTGCCTGGTAGCGGTTAGCTTTGCGGTTGTTCTGGTCAGTTTGTTGCCTTTTAGAGAAATGACTGATGAAATTGCCGCCCGAACCCAACCGAACACTTTGGATTTCATTATTGCGCTTTTTTCCGGCGCTATCGGTTCCATAGCGATCTGCAAAGAAGTTAAAGGCGTGGTCACTTCCATACCGGGTGTCGCCATTGCTGTCGCCTTAATGCCGCCTTTGTGTGTGATTGGCTACGGCATGGGCATTGCCCTCAGCGTGAGCGGCAGCGAAGGAATGCAAGTGGCGCGTGGGGGGGGCTTGCTCTTTCTAACGAATCTGGTGGCGATTACCTTTACCGCTATGATTGTTTTTCTGGCTCTGCACATTGGCACGGACGAAGTGAAGTCCATCGCCCGAAAGTGGCAGAATGAGGATACAGAGAGCGCTTTTTTCAAACGCGCGCTTGGGCGGTACGCGCTCAGGGAAGGAGCCAGAAAGCTTGATAGTCTGACGGTGCGCTTTGTGATGATCCTAATCCCGATTTTGATGATTTTGATTCCGCTCAGCCAATCGTTTAATCAACTCAAAAACGAAATTATCCGCAAACAAAATGCAAACCGGTTGGAGCGCCTGGTTACAGAAGTGTGGCAACAAAATTTTAGCCAATTACCATCGGGCGAACCGCGTTCCTATCTCGATGAAGTGAACATTGCTGAGCAAGGAGAGAAGTTGACCATTTTTCTGCGCGTCTTTACCTCCCTGCCTTATTCACCAGTCGAGAAAACCGAGCTAACCAAGCTTCTGGCGACGCGCCTGGGACGACCTCGTGACTCTATATCTTGCCAACTGGTAGATGTTCCGACCGCCAGCGGGCAAGACTTTCTGGCAAAGGCGCGAACCGAAAAAAGCAAAGAAACGCCGCCCACAGTCGCGCAGTTAAAGACTCGTTTCTGGGACGGCATTGACCGTGCGCTTGCGAGTTTACGCTTACCGACGGGCACTCAGATGGTGGGCTACAGAACCGTCACCAGCCCTACGGCTGCCATGCAAATTACCCTCAGCTACCTTGGCGGTCATGAGATGGACAATGACGCCCGCACGATCATCACCGAGGAAATTCGCGCTCGCTTTGCCGACCCCGAAGTGGTCGTCAATTATGAGCGCATCCCTTCGGATTTTGGTCCCCTGTTGTTTGGCAGGAATCAGGCGGATTTACCGACAACTAGAGCCAGACTGCTTGATGGCGTCGGGCAAAGCCTTCAGCAGATGCCAACGCTATATCTGGAAATTATCGCCAATGCCGAACCTGGAGAAAAAGCAACGATTGCCGAAGAGCGGGCACAAGCGATCCGTAATTATCTGGCGCAACGCTGGCAAGTTTCACCCGACCGCATCAAGGTGACACTCCGAACCAATTCCGACCGCTCGGCTTTAATCAAATTACAACTCGCAGAGGCGGCGTCTTAA